From one Streptomyces sp. NBC_01478 genomic stretch:
- a CDS encoding protein spdB, translating to MRTNAAKTVLPAVAMTAVSMVLTLAVVMMWLGTAVPWPVALVVGLGIDGGWLATLAYERRLAAQGDHSRTVTGVGWCFGAIAAGVLVAHALTAEASSGAWLAVAWLPIAAKALWLVHGMWERTALTPTALDAIRGIQQEARDEAAVARARLRAEAATETTRLTAVTQAGASVARVQAKTAQSLSRAWSTLETARQGEDTGRALTSVTRPVTPGVTPTWDLPVWGRSEPVPALGWAAPALTDGELGGLVDEIRTSEAPALSYREMAIRFRAAGHSASEVRLRAAWKRVA from the coding sequence CGATGACGGCCGTGTCCATGGTGCTCACCCTGGCCGTGGTCATGATGTGGCTCGGTACGGCGGTGCCGTGGCCCGTCGCTCTGGTCGTCGGTCTGGGGATCGACGGTGGTTGGTTGGCTACCCTCGCCTACGAACGTCGCCTGGCCGCGCAGGGCGATCACTCCCGCACGGTGACCGGGGTCGGCTGGTGCTTCGGCGCCATCGCGGCCGGCGTCCTGGTCGCACATGCCCTCACCGCTGAAGCGTCCTCCGGGGCGTGGCTGGCGGTGGCGTGGTTGCCGATCGCGGCCAAGGCCCTGTGGCTTGTGCATGGCATGTGGGAGCGCACCGCGCTCACTCCTACCGCGCTGGACGCCATCCGGGGCATCCAGCAGGAAGCCCGCGACGAAGCCGCCGTGGCCCGCGCCCGCCTGCGGGCGGAAGCGGCCACGGAGACGACGCGGTTGACGGCCGTGACGCAGGCGGGGGCGAGCGTCGCCCGGGTGCAGGCCAAGACCGCTCAGAGTCTGTCGCGGGCATGGTCGACGCTGGAGACGGCACGGCAGGGCGAGGACACCGGCAGGGCGCTGACCAGCGTGACGCGCCCCGTCACACCCGGCGTCACACCCACCTGGGACCTCCCCGTGTGGGGACGCTCCGAGCCGGTACCGGCCCTCGGCTGGGCGGCACCCGCGCTCACTGATGGGGAGCTTGGCGGGCTGGTCGATGAGATCCGCACCAGTGAGGCGCCTGCTCTGTCGTATCGCGAGATGGCGATCCGCTTCCGGGCGGCCGGCCACTCCGCATCCGAGGTCCGTCTCCGTGCCGCCTGGAAGCGGGTCGCCTGA
- a CDS encoding FtsK/SpoIIIE domain-containing protein, with amino-acid sequence MSENVVRLVKTPSTGPEPEATPMVLTVVPDAPPAPLVPLWVRSGRALKTAVTHENTKSAARAVARHSLYAFNGGRIVARRTWDGKTGARYERMIRTAEAAGNLEAAEEWEERLQRFRAARHHRRMDLLHSPVEAAKGIGVGVGMGVGVLVALGVVMAINTKNVGDVITPLAATIDFIATLIRIVQIIWPTAVILGPLFALLALWAVGSKQQAAPTWTLPANVRNGEGEPITPSIVVKALRDLGVPALRNAIKEMGDAGASMLGPIRIAGCGVEVDVTLPSGVSTNEIQQRRRKLAENLSRHEHEVFITIPEAARTVRLWVADSGALDEPIGPSPLVTDETMTADYTKGKAPWGQDLRGDAAALSVYQRHLLITGLSNQGKTVALRSLALWLALDKSVQFLMGDLKGIGDWKMFDGVATTLIQGPTDEHVIQVTEMVEGAVDEMNRRLMSPPGTVFPALIVLVDEAQVAFMCPLKDEDGRFYGGSKATSRYFMAVRKIHNQGRAVNVLMWQGTQDPTDQNLPKLVREGAHTRASLALGTESQARMALGDKAVDGGAAPNLLRPGLDQGTLVVASSGIDIPKGQSSITVRTHYVDDDAAEAIIERAKALRDGVTTLTVIERGEYRDPLADIASVVGDASRVLTQDVLKRLAALNADAYGKWSFLDLKRVLDGTGAEPYKSDGRMVIGRDRLARALANRDDDTNGEGSASTAG; translated from the coding sequence ATGTCCGAGAACGTCGTACGCCTCGTCAAAACCCCGTCGACCGGCCCCGAGCCGGAGGCGACGCCCATGGTGCTGACCGTGGTCCCCGACGCCCCGCCCGCGCCTCTGGTGCCGTTGTGGGTGCGCTCCGGGCGGGCCTTGAAGACTGCTGTCACCCACGAGAACACCAAGTCCGCTGCCCGTGCGGTGGCCCGGCACAGTCTCTACGCGTTCAACGGGGGCCGGATCGTGGCCCGCCGCACCTGGGACGGCAAGACCGGCGCCCGCTACGAGCGCATGATCCGTACGGCGGAAGCCGCGGGGAACCTGGAAGCGGCGGAGGAGTGGGAGGAGCGGTTGCAGCGCTTCCGTGCCGCCCGCCACCACCGCCGCATGGACCTCTTGCACTCGCCCGTGGAGGCCGCCAAGGGCATCGGGGTCGGCGTCGGTATGGGCGTCGGGGTGCTGGTCGCGCTCGGGGTCGTGATGGCCATCAACACCAAGAACGTCGGCGACGTCATCACCCCGCTCGCCGCGACGATCGACTTCATCGCCACCCTGATCCGGATCGTGCAAATCATCTGGCCCACCGCCGTCATCCTCGGTCCGCTGTTCGCCCTGCTCGCCCTGTGGGCGGTCGGCAGCAAGCAGCAAGCCGCACCGACCTGGACCCTGCCCGCCAACGTCCGCAACGGCGAGGGCGAGCCGATTACCCCGTCCATCGTCGTCAAGGCCCTGCGCGACCTGGGAGTGCCCGCGCTGCGCAACGCCATCAAGGAGATGGGCGACGCCGGCGCGAGCATGTTGGGTCCAATCCGGATCGCCGGATGCGGCGTGGAAGTCGACGTCACCCTCCCCTCAGGGGTCTCGACGAACGAGATCCAGCAGCGCCGCCGCAAGCTGGCGGAGAACCTGTCCAGGCACGAGCACGAGGTGTTCATCACCATCCCCGAAGCCGCCCGCACCGTCCGCCTATGGGTCGCCGACTCGGGGGCGTTGGATGAGCCGATCGGCCCGTCTCCGCTGGTCACCGACGAGACGATGACCGCCGACTACACAAAGGGCAAAGCCCCCTGGGGGCAGGACCTGCGCGGCGACGCCGCAGCCCTGTCCGTGTATCAGCGCCACCTGCTGATTACCGGGTTGTCGAACCAGGGCAAGACCGTCGCCCTGCGCTCCCTCGCCCTGTGGCTGGCGCTCGACAAGTCGGTGCAGTTCCTCATGGGTGACCTCAAGGGCATCGGCGACTGGAAGATGTTCGACGGCGTGGCCACCACCCTGATCCAGGGGCCGACCGACGAGCACGTCATCCAGGTCACCGAGATGGTCGAAGGCGCCGTAGACGAGATGAACCGCCGGCTGATGTCCCCGCCCGGCACCGTGTTCCCCGCCCTGATCGTCCTGGTCGACGAGGCGCAGGTGGCATTCATGTGCCCGCTCAAGGACGAGGACGGCCGCTTCTACGGCGGATCGAAGGCCACGTCGCGGTACTTCATGGCCGTCCGCAAGATCCACAACCAGGGCCGTGCCGTGAACGTGCTGATGTGGCAGGGCACCCAGGACCCCACCGACCAGAACCTCCCCAAGCTCGTCCGCGAAGGCGCCCACACCCGGGCCTCGCTCGCGCTGGGCACGGAGTCGCAGGCGCGGATGGCGCTGGGGGACAAGGCCGTCGACGGCGGCGCCGCCCCCAACCTGCTGCGCCCCGGTCTGGATCAGGGAACCCTCGTGGTCGCGTCCTCCGGGATCGACATCCCGAAGGGGCAGTCGTCGATCACGGTGCGCACGCACTACGTCGACGACGACGCGGCCGAAGCCATCATCGAGCGCGCCAAGGCCCTGCGCGACGGCGTCACCACGCTGACCGTCATCGAGCGGGGCGAGTACCGCGACCCGCTCGCCGACATCGCGTCCGTGGTCGGTGACGCCTCCCGGGTCCTGACCCAGGACGTGCTCAAGCGGCTCGCCGCGCTGAACGCGGACGCCTACGGGAAGTGGTCGTTCCTCGACCTCAAGCGCGTCCTGGACGGCACCGGAGCCGAGCCGTACAAGTCGGATGGCCGCATGGTCATCGGCCGTGACCGCCTCGCCCGCGCTCTCGCCAACCGCGACGACGATACCAACGGCGAGGGTTCCGCTTCCACTGCCGGATGA
- a CDS encoding bifunctional DNA primase/polymerase produces MTQLTDVRRVAPLHSALTLAANEVPSLPLRAGKVPFGNCHTCAKNACGGRPNMKTAGPCTCPGVCHAWAAATTDPHVLNSSQWEAAWRQAAAVGYHPGGAGLTVVDLDNAAAITWALRTLPATRIVPTTRGQHWLYRGVMQSANAVRPGVDIKSLMSYARWLGPGTGHMTALPNVVRALTVKEPTPARPTPQAIAVPTRGGDGVCRHRTSAFLDRGIAMAEQRITQAREAVHATVYRTFLAVLSTHGRCGCLTDTHVARLFTAAQAMGESPRHCTDAWTNARTTLGL; encoded by the coding sequence ATGACCCAACTCACCGACGTTCGGCGAGTAGCCCCGCTGCATAGCGCGCTGACGCTCGCCGCGAACGAGGTCCCCTCGCTGCCGCTGCGGGCGGGGAAGGTGCCGTTCGGCAATTGTCATACCTGCGCGAAGAATGCGTGCGGTGGCCGGCCGAACATGAAGACTGCGGGCCCCTGCACGTGCCCGGGCGTCTGCCACGCGTGGGCCGCCGCCACCACCGACCCGCACGTCCTCAACTCCTCCCAGTGGGAGGCGGCATGGCGGCAGGCGGCGGCGGTCGGCTACCACCCCGGGGGCGCCGGGTTGACCGTGGTCGACCTCGACAACGCGGCAGCCATCACGTGGGCCCTGCGGACCTTGCCCGCCACGCGGATCGTGCCGACGACCCGCGGACAGCACTGGCTCTACCGGGGCGTCATGCAGTCCGCCAACGCGGTCCGTCCCGGCGTAGACATCAAGTCGCTGATGTCCTACGCCCGTTGGCTCGGGCCCGGCACCGGACACATGACCGCGCTGCCGAACGTCGTACGCGCGCTGACCGTGAAAGAACCCACCCCTGCCCGGCCCACACCGCAGGCCATCGCCGTGCCCACACGGGGCGGGGACGGTGTGTGCCGTCACCGCACGTCCGCTTTCCTGGACCGTGGCATCGCCATGGCGGAGCAGCGCATCACTCAAGCCCGCGAGGCGGTACACGCCACCGTCTACCGGACATTCCTCGCCGTGCTCTCCACACACGGCCGGTGCGGCTGCCTCACCGACACGCACGTGGCGCGGCTGTTCACCGCCGCGCAGGCCATGGGCGAATCACCCCGCCACTGCACGGACGCGTGGACGAACGCCCGCACCACATTGGGACTGTGA
- a CDS encoding ATP-binding protein, producing MADDEKNPARQIITDYAQAHFRYFRTPDGTVYAQKNNHPVARPIRSQGTTGSHRQELMVGLFKDGIGVFNGSALKEALDLIEALALIEDVQPVHIRVAPGFDGATWLDLGRDDGQSVRIHPTGWDILTPDSREVCWRRTQLTGELPMPTKDTNGKGIDLLMRLCNFATAETECLAIAWLIGCLGPSVPVPAPFLTGPQGAGKSTGGRMLVRIIEGMSGDLRRAPKDEENLIAAVAAGWVTALDNLSHMTPDLSDAMCCIVTGAESVKRALFTDGDVFRVGYRRPLLLTGIDVGVIRPDLAERLLPLRLERPRIRRTEAELWTDYAEALPIVLGSLLDLTVKVRAVDAETPTDLRMADFAQLCAQFDAATGLGALPAYRASLDDLNDDVIEGDLLAQTVLKYAETIEPGTAQRMTSTEWLSCLSRLYSGDDGRPLPKGWPTTGKVLSDRLKRLQPTLAARGVLIDSGRTSTGRYLEMTRPTAPSPHEQRML from the coding sequence ATGGCTGACGACGAGAAGAACCCCGCCCGCCAGATCATCACCGACTACGCGCAGGCCCACTTCCGCTACTTCCGTACGCCGGACGGGACCGTGTACGCGCAGAAGAACAACCACCCTGTGGCCCGCCCGATCCGCTCCCAGGGCACCACGGGCAGCCACCGTCAGGAACTCATGGTCGGCCTGTTCAAGGATGGGATCGGCGTGTTCAACGGCTCAGCCCTCAAGGAAGCGTTGGACCTGATCGAAGCGCTCGCGCTGATCGAGGACGTGCAGCCCGTGCACATCCGCGTCGCCCCCGGATTTGACGGGGCAACCTGGCTGGACCTGGGCCGCGATGACGGGCAGTCCGTGCGCATCCACCCCACCGGCTGGGACATCCTCACCCCCGACTCACGTGAGGTGTGCTGGCGGCGCACCCAGCTCACCGGCGAACTGCCCATGCCGACCAAGGACACGAACGGCAAGGGCATCGACCTCCTGATGCGGCTGTGCAACTTCGCCACCGCAGAGACCGAATGCCTGGCCATCGCGTGGCTGATCGGCTGCCTCGGACCGTCCGTGCCCGTTCCCGCGCCGTTCCTCACAGGGCCGCAGGGCGCGGGGAAGTCCACTGGTGGGCGGATGCTGGTGCGGATCATCGAGGGCATGAGCGGTGACCTGCGCCGGGCGCCCAAGGACGAGGAGAACCTGATCGCGGCGGTCGCGGCCGGCTGGGTCACCGCCCTGGACAACCTCTCCCACATGACGCCGGACTTGTCCGACGCCATGTGCTGCATCGTGACCGGGGCCGAGAGCGTCAAGCGTGCCCTGTTCACCGACGGGGACGTCTTCCGCGTCGGCTACCGCCGGCCGCTGCTGCTGACTGGTATCGACGTCGGTGTCATCCGGCCCGACCTCGCCGAACGTCTCCTGCCCCTGCGCCTGGAACGCCCCCGCATCCGGCGCACCGAAGCCGAACTGTGGACGGACTACGCGGAGGCTCTCCCCATCGTCCTCGGCTCGCTCCTGGACCTCACGGTCAAGGTTCGCGCGGTGGACGCGGAGACCCCCACCGACCTGCGGATGGCGGACTTCGCCCAACTGTGCGCGCAGTTCGACGCGGCGACCGGCCTGGGGGCGCTGCCCGCGTACCGGGCCAGCCTGGACGACCTGAACGACGACGTGATTGAGGGCGACCTCCTCGCGCAGACCGTCCTCAAGTACGCCGAGACCATCGAGCCGGGCACGGCGCAGCGGATGACGTCCACGGAATGGCTGTCCTGCCTCAGCCGCCTCTACAGCGGCGACGACGGCCGTCCCCTGCCCAAGGGATGGCCGACCACGGGCAAAGTCCTCTCCGACCGCCTCAAGCGCCTCCAACCCACCCTGGCCGCCCGGGGTGTCCTCATCGACTCGGGGCGCACCAGCACGGGCCGATACCTCGAAATGACCCGCCCCACCGCCCCGTCCCCACATGAGCAGCGGATGCTCTGA